From the genome of Megachile rotundata isolate GNS110a chromosome 3, iyMegRotu1, whole genome shotgun sequence:
AGCTGACACCAGCTGTTTTTTGGTGATACTACGTAGCTATCAGGCAAGTAAGAGATTGCTTAGTgtttgatattaaatatattaatggcAATGATAAATGCAATAGTTCGCGCGTGTCCCACTTGGGTTGAAAGTACATTAACATGTCTTTATTTTAAGggtatttctttttcttatcaAATTTTCTCTAAGATTAGACTTGATTGTTTACTTGATTACTGTTGAATTTATCTTATGTCGATTCCCATTCCAATATTTTCGTAAGTTTTGTCGGAATATTTGTAGTCAGTTTTGTTTGTACATGTAATTCTAtgtatttaaaagtatttatctttttattgcaaaataatttacCGCACaacttttttttcgtttttttataaaacatgaTGATAATTTCTGATATGATGACAAAGCTTTATCCGCAATTGTAAAAGTAAccagttttaaattattttatatattcgatattgtaaatatatttgaatatgcaaatatttataaatcagtATTATTAATGCATTAATTTCTGTTGTTTCTTGTATTGcacatatataaaattttatctgaaaatgttattataatttcttttaattgttattttcaTAGTAAGTCTTTTATCACAGATATTACATGTTCTTAAGATAAGGATAAATATTGCTCATTCGATGTAATAATACTGtaactgaaaattttatatataaagagCAGTtgttacttatattttttaatggtaGAGcaaaaaaaattcttgaaaatgaTCTCATAAAGGCAgctgtttttgtataatatttgtataaagtTAAACCTTTCAATACATTTAAGCTTATTTTCTCTAAAATTATGAGTTTTAATTCATAGCATTATTGCAGTGAatgaaatatatgtacatatgctacaaaattgtatatgaataacaaaaataaaagtatgaatATAACATTTTTGTTTTCATAGCAAGAAATTTTTCAACAAATGGTTTTTATGCAACAAATAGAGTTGGTACTGTAATAACGCAAGTAAATATGAAGGTTCAAATATTACCTGCACTTCAAGATAATTATATGTATCTTGTGagtattttcatattattacatatattgttTACGCTATACAAAGcttctttaattattcaaaatttacaatcattaaaattaatatttaaaaaacataGTATATTATCTAACATAGaagttattatatttcataatttgaaaagaTTATTGATGAAGCATCGCAAGAAGCTGCTATCGTTGACCCAGTTGATCCTGATAGCGTTGTTTCTGCTGTTCaacaaaataatgtaaatttgaCAAAAGTTTTAACTACTCATCACCATTGGGATCATGCTGGAGGAAATGCAAAATTatgtaagaaatttaataatttacaagtaTATGGTGGTGATGATAGAATAGAAGCACTCACATGTAAAGTAAAGCACGATGACACTTTCAATATTGGAAGATTACAAGTTAAATGTCTTGCAACACCGTGTCACACCAGTGGACATATCTGTTATTATGTTACAGGAGATCAAGATCCTCCATCAGTTTTTACAGGTAACTTAATGAAATACATAACTACttaaacataataataattgataataaccaAATAGGAGATACACTTTTTGCTGGTGGCTGCGGTAGATTTTTCGAGGGTACTGCAGAACAAATGTATAAAGCTCTTATAACAGTTTTGGGATCATTGCCTGATGAaactgtaattatataattattcttaCATTATTGATTTTCAACAACTAtcattaaaaaaggaaaaaatgaaTTATGGATATTTTACAGAAAGTGTACTGTGGTCATGAGTATACAGGAAACAATTTAAAGTTTGGTAAATTTGTGGAGCCAGAAAATGAAGCTATTCGTCAAAAGATGGAATGGGTTCGTATTCAGCGTGAAAAGAATTATCCTACTGTGCCAAGTACTATCCAagaagaaaaattgacaaatccaTTTATGCGAGTTCACGAGCAGTCTGTTATGGATCATACTGAACAAAAAGATCCAATTCAAACTATGGCATTTCTTAGAAGGGAAAAGGATAATTTCAAAGGATAATTTTTTTACTGTTTCATAAAAACCAGTgatagtaatataatttttttataaatgtaaaataacttTCCTAGACAGCATTTTATTAatcttgtttaaaaaattttattttcatttattatacacaaatattaacatatgtgcaaacatataattataaattacgtatttacaaatattattaatcttaaatattaatactatGTTATATTTAAAGACATTTGATTTGGTGTGTCTTccgattttttattatatatttgcaTTTCAGCAACATATTTTTCTTTGGATCGTTCGTACATGTCGTAATATACCTGGAAGAGAATATGAATGATAAATATGTAATGCAAATAGTGGAAAGGTGTACGTAACTTTCTTTCTGATACAAACTTTTTTATCTTCTGAACTAAGAGATTTCCAAGTAGTTGCAAGTTGTCTAGTGAGTTCTTGTTTGCTTGGTTCTGGTTCTCCAGCTAAGCGTTCCATAACTCGAGGTCTTTGTTCTTGACAAAATTGGAAGAATGGATTCGCTGGTCGTTTTGGTGCATTTGGATCAGTTTTTGCACCTTTTCTTTTTGTTACTTTTTTCGTTTTTTCCTCTTTAGAATTATGGGCAGCAGCCTTTGTTTTTTCTGGTTTAGTTGTTacttgaaatatgttattttcTTCGAGAACTCCCATAGGTGCCTCTCGCCAACGATCACCATGTTGATCCAAACGATCAATTAAAAATCTATAACATAAGGAATACTTtattcaagcataatattgaTACATGATTAAACACTAACCACGCACATTAtccaaatatttgttattttaaaaatagcaGACGATACTGTAGTAATATACAATACATAACCTAGAAATTAAACTAactttttttcctttcttgtACGTTTAAGAAGTTTTCTTACTCGTTGAATTCGATACACTAATCTTTCATTCTCctataattgtaaataattcattAGTAGTAAAAATTATCAAGAAATTGCTTGTATACAgtcttaaaattaaatacaaaccTGCTGCAAAACTTCACATCTATCAAGTAACAACTGGTACTTTCGTTTATAAATATCAAACTCTTCAGGCTCTACATCGTATTCCGATTCATCGGACATTTTAATCGcaccttttaattaaaataaattaatatctttAACGTTGTTTTTATACGATGTCGACAGATCTTATACCATTATTTACCATAATAGAATAGTAACGTGATAGATGCCGCTAGTACGATTCTCTTATCAACGAATTAATactcttcaaaaatattaattctaaaattattaacaataaatcttttaatttcattagcatataataaaatctatattgaataacttaataaatatttgtcataaattaaatatttaatacaagttCATAGGTCTAATTTAATGTAGATGTACAATAATATGTTTtcaataattgttaataaattcacttaaaataaaattttcgttgATAAAAGTggtaaataattgttttaacatactgtaaataaaatagtgtaacttttatttactttataatATTATGTCATCTATTCGTgtgtttattaaacaaaaaaagaaaatttctctTATAGGTTTGAAAGAAATTTCTActacaaaaaattgtttatatatatatatattatatatatttatagtatttacacatattattattacttcatTTATTAGAATGCTATAAACAATAAAGCTTCAGATATAATACAGTTAAATATGAAAGTAAAATCACGttataaatgaattttgttttttatttagccatattttgcaccCTAAATTGTGTCGTCCCTATCTGAGCGACCAATGAGAATCGCCAAAAGAAGGGTTGCGTCGATACACATGCGCACTAATCACGGTTCACCCTGAGACTCGAAACACGGTCAAAATACGTATTCGTCTCCTTGTTGCGTTATTACTATCTTTCGTCGCTTCTTGAAATCTTAGATTTTTCGTTTAAGTGGTTAAGCAAATATTCCCTCAGTGCCAGTGATTCCGTCGTCCATTTGACCGTTTTGTACATCGATCATTTTTTTAACCATAGCTGAACCGTTCGCGTGTTATTAGGTTGTTTTACTAATTTGTTGTAAATTATTGTTTCCCGCGCGTACCATGCAGTACATCACAGTTTTTTAGCATTCGCTCCAGATCGGTGGGTCGACTTTTGGTAAGTACTATCtctgattatttttatttacaaattaataacaAGCAGATGTTGGACAAGATTTAATCGCGTGCGTAGAAATGGGTAGAAGGGGTTTTAACGCAACACGCGCGTGCGAAAGAGCTTGCTCGTGAAATCAATAGCAACCATTGCGGTTATGGTAACACGATCAGCTGATCGGCCAATGCTTATTTTGTTTACATGCACTGTATTATACGATTGTCCAAAGTGAAATTTATCGTGCTGTTCAAATTCGATGTACTAATTCCTCTACAATGTTTAAAATACCGCTATTACACGTGTTTAGTATCATCTTACCCGGCGAGCAAGTAAAGTTAAATTGGTTAGaagttatttttattctatttttacattaatGTGGATCACAGttaaagatttaaatatttcttttggaAGAACGTCAGAAGTAACTTTCTCGAAGAAGTAAAAGTAGTTTTATAAcatgtttattttgaataataaaattaagtggTATAGATTCAGTATTTATAGAAAAGAGCTTCGTTAAGCTGCTATGTCGCAGTGTAAAATTTAGGCCTTTAATACGGTTTCGATGCTAGAAATAAATAGTCATCTGCAGCGGTTAGTTCATGATATTTAGTGGCTTCTTGTTTAATTTAGACGCGTTATATTCGTATCGTGAGTTTGATACAATTACACGATAAAATGATTAATGGAATATGTTAATATATCATGAATTTTAATCGATAATTGACATGGACCTATATTCATGGTAATTGATGCGTATAGATAACCTATACATAAATTCCCAAGATAacttacagaaaatttattataaatatttgatacagTGTGTGATCATTAACATCGATTGTCGATAAATCGATTATTTAcgcatattataaatatatatattggtttgataaaaataaatatttatttggtgATATTTATAATCGGTAAAATATAGaggttacaattacaataaataatagaagtaacaacttattttaatatttcataacatCAAAAGATTCGTTTaagattgaaattatatttgcgAAAATCTTTATATTAGATGGTAGACCATAAATTTTGGAAGATATTAAATACCAAGGCTAAAAAAGATAGCGTATATTCAATccacaaatatttttgaaaaatatctaaTTTCGTAAATAGAATTTTTGTACGGCTATAGACAGTGTGTGATACGAATAATTCTTACAGTTCTTGagacaaaaaaaatattaataacaaaagtTGTTTACTTTCATAAGGTCAGTACGAGTTGAACAAAACTTTCCTGTAGAGATGCTGAATTTGAAGATCACTTTTATTTGATACCTCTTCTAACGTAACacattttatttgaaacattgttTAAAAAAACCAATAAAGAAAATAAGTGAAAATTTTTATCGATTCACTCTGTAGAGTTAGActaattaataacattttacgatggatatcaaaaattaaatttcgattGTTGTTTTATAAGAGTAACCTATTATTCTGCTAAAAACTCAATTTGAAACAATTAAGTTGTTAACCCTTATCGGCCGTAAGTCACCTCTGACGTGACATCATAATTTTACCATATATGTCAGTATGTCATGTGGGAAGTGATAGAATTGAACAAATTGAAATATGCTTGTTAGCGGCCATGCATTTTTGTCACTGTATAGAAGTATAATTGATCATAACAACAATTTTCTATAGTTTCATTTATCGGCGGATAAACGAAATTTgcaataaactaaaaaattagcgTGCAGGTCTTTGATAATTACtgtatagtagttatttatGTGACCATATAGCGCGTAATAATGTAATGCCTGAcgttctaacgcgtggcgatttaatACGTAGCTGTGCATTCCATGAtgatataacgtgtggcaatTTAATGCGTAGTTATGCATcgcatggtaatataacatGCAGCagtacaacacgtggtaatataacgcgaggtgatttAATGTGTAGCTAGAGaccgcgtggtaatataacacgtgatGATATaaagcgtggtgatataacgagtggtaatataacacgtgatgatataacgcgtggtaatacaacgcatagcgatataacgcggggTAATACAATGCgcagcaatataacacgtggtaatataacgcgtggtgatataacgcgtggtgatataacgcgtggcgatataacgcgtggtgatataacgcgtggtaatataacgcgtggcgatataacgcgtggtaatacaacgcgcggcgatataacgcgtggcaatataatgcgtggtaatataacgcgtggcgatataacgcgtggtaatacaacgcgtgacgatatgaCGCGTgctaatacaacgcgtggtgatataacgcgtggcaatataatgcgtggtaatataacgcgtggcgatataacgcgtggcgatataacgcgtgctaatacaacgcgtggcaatataacgcgtggcgatataatgcgtggtaatacaacgcgtggtaatacaacgcgtggcaatataatgtgtggtaatacaacgcgtgacgatatgaCGTGTGCTAATgcaacgagtggcgatataacgcgtggcgatataatgcgtggtaatacaacgcgtggcgatataacgcgtggtaatacaacgcgtgacgatatgaCGCGTgctaatacaacgcgtggcgatataacgcgtggcaatataatgcgtggtaatacaacgcgtggcaatataatgcgtggtaatataacgcgtggcgatataacgcgtggtaatataacgcgcggaGATTTAATGTGTAGCTAcacaatgcgtagtaatataacgcgtggcaatataacgcgaggtcatAACGCAAATTTTAAAagactaaatttcaaattctcaaatttaaaaaattcaaatttctacggtgctacatctccaaatttcgaaaaaagaaaacaaattttcatatctttaaattgaaaagaattcGAAATGAGGATTTGGCCTTACGTGCGAACAACGCCAGCCAAATTAAGGGTACAGTGTTACCaagattttcattttctttggaTACAATTTGTTTTAGAAATATtgcgacaaattttcaaatttaattttctcgagAGTCAAGTTTgaaaagattttattttatattttcagtttaTTGTTTTCGCGTAGAATCGGTACAATTCGGTTGCACATCTGCATACACCCTCTAATGTTCGATAAGGATTAAGATATTCAAAATAGAATTTCTTTTATTCAAATGTGACAATAATGACGAACATACAAATTTTTGCATTGTACCTACCTACTTTCTAAAATgaagacattttttttattcactgATGAAGAATAGCGATGTGACATTGTCCCGTGCGATGCGGAGATCCGCAATGCAGGCTTCTTGAGGGATCTTCATGTCTTTCCGACGAAGAAGAGTCGTTCTAAAGGTTTCTAACATTCTCTCTTAGCCACGGTCTAATTATTCACCGATGAAATTTAGTTTGAAACCAACTAGAACTCTGATCTCTTGGAAAAGTTTGTTTTTCAAGGAGAACTTCACATTAAATCTTTCttctttgaataaaaaattgaacaaagaAAATAGGTcttttaagtaaaaattattcTCATCACAAACTTCTTTTCTTCGAATGAAGAATTACagagaataaattttttaaggaaGAATAATCCCCACGTTAAAATTTCCTGACACTTACTTTTTGTCTGCccaattttttttctaaaaagtaaattatactgAAGAGGAAGTGTGAAGTACTTAGATTTTGACTtgggtagtgtaaccattatttgattccgaagagattactgaatgtgaacacgcgactagaatgtaagaaaaatacactttatttaattacatgttcaaaatgtatgccgccctccatcacgtaatattccggtcctttacttcacatttccacttccgtaaatcgagtaatatgttaataaaaatatcatgtaacacgtgttttgaattcgtctcgatgtcctctaaagcaatgaataaaaaaaatgtatgttcctatttaaaaaacctaaggtgaccttgactttgccgagagaacaaactgttttcaaaatttgctttactaatatctattgtgcacttcataccctgcaaatattgttctgaactttttttcgtaaggtggctgcaagtgggagaaaaatcgtgagtagcgttacaggtaacaccctgtatactgacACATATATGAATTTTCGatcgaattaaatttttattctaaaaataaatatttcggaCCAACTTGCAAATTCTAATATCGCCATTTGAGCTGCTGAACTTTTGTTGGTTTTAAAAATCCTGCTGACCTTTATGACTTTATATGTTTAAGGGTGTTTAAAGTTCAAAGGAAATTAGAAAGCGTCCGAAGCAGTTTTATTTACGGTCCCGCACACATTGACGCGAAATTTTTCGTTCGACATGCATACGAAATATCGGTGGCGTTGATTACGAATATCTGCCGTTTTGTATGCATATCACAGATAAAAGTGTATAGTTAGAGGAAATTGAGGAATACTTAATAAAGTTCGCTGCCACGAGTTATCTTATCGTGCTTTTAACCTTTTATCGGCACTATGTGTCCTACACTATTCGAATCATCGCTCATTTTTATTCAATTGTTCGAAACTGCGTGTGGTCAGCTTCGATTGATTCGTATTAATAAATCTTGTCTCTTACGTACCAGATAAACATCCGATcagaaaattcaaagaaaagcTTATCGTTGCGTATTTGTTTCACATCTGAAttgattatgaaatattaattgatGGCAGTTAATACTAGCAATTAATAAGTCTTTTAAAGATAATTATATTTGAGTTAGTATAGAGATAACAAACTCTAATCATTTTTAGTTGAATagtataaaacattttttctttttttaatattacaaattggaaagtttattttgagataataattgaatatttcacAACGAGTTGTTAAATagtttactaaataatttttaactgatTGGGTTGTTTTGTCAATTATTTGAAGATGCTAGCTTTATTGCTGGTGGAAAATATAGTTAAGTTTATTTACTCTTTTAGCGTAAGCTGTTATAGTACTACTGTTAGTACTATTGTTATAGTACTACTGTTAATTAAATATCATTGATTAAAATATTCTCAAAATGTCTATTCCTAAGGATACCTATAAGCGTAAGTGTTATCTTGAAGTATTTTCATGTAATCGCAAAAATATATtcacttatatttaaatagaaaaaaaattattaaacattttcgGATTGAGATTTTGTATTCATGTAATGCAGAGAACAATTACCTATTTATTCATTGTTTGCAATTAAGAAAATTGCGTCATATTTATCAGagaatatgttcacatatgatcaaTTATCTATCTATCTCTTTCCCGCTTCTTTAATTGAACTCGTTGAAAATTTTCGCACGCAAGGAACAATCTTTGAGCATAAAAATATGGTTTATGACGAAGTGCTCGATAATTAATTCTAATTGAAATTCTAATGAAGAACAGCTTAGAAGACAATTAGAACTTGAAGAAGATCCCACAGTGTGATTTACGCTTCTAATTCCAACATGGTAGCTTTTGGCGATGCTATAATGCGGATGTTAGttgttaaattcaaatttaaaagttagaaaattgaaaattctaaaactaaACATTCCAGAAACCTTCTCATATCATTACCACGTTTGTCtaaaaaaataacattaattatcctattttcacttatatcgaataAGCGCATTTATTTGTAgttttcacttatatcgaataAGTGTATTGATTTGCATTTTCCACTTATATCGAATAAGTGTATTGGTTTGCATTTTCCACTTATATCGAATAAGCGCATTTTTGTAgttttcacttatatcgaataaatgtattaatttgcATTTTCCACTTATATCGaataagtatatttatttaacgtACTCCTAAATCAAAAATCTCCGGTTCAATTACCATAATTAATTCGACAACGTGACGTTCAATACTGTGTAAAGAAACACTAAACCGTTTCCGAGTTTTCTACATATCGAAACTCAGTTGATAGTTCCACAAGTTTTACCGATAAACAAGTAGTTTGTCTCGAGCTTGCGAGAAATTAGTTTGACGCTTTGTATGCGCAATCACTTGTTCGAAAATCTCGGCCAAAAACGAAGATGTATTTCACAGCGTCACTTTGTGTTCCACTGGATTTCAACGTCAATAAATATTGCGTGCGTCTTACTCCGTGAATTTCAAAGATCGTGATTCATAATACGAATAAAATACTTACGTCCGCCagaataaagaaaataagtGGAGAAGAATCGTAAAGTAGCGAGCACTGTcctccctagggaaaatggcggtaGGGAAAGAAGGCTGGTTggtttttcaagtttgaaaatatggtGATTTAAAAAGtgcaaattcagaaataaaatatgtacaaaattttcaatttgaggatttggggacttaagaaTGATTTTCATATAACTAACCTTGAATTCATATAATTAGAATGTAATACAATTgagtattaatataaaatcataattaatacaaaaattatttaaaatattttcgaatctaaaaatctaaaaacacacaaataatttgtaataaactatgcatttataaaaaaaaattatttgtaggtTATATCATTGAAACgaacgaataaaattttaaataaaataagtatcTTAAAACAAACGAATAAAATAATAGTCCTAAAAGTTCAATAATAGATTATTCGAAGCCTACCAGTAAGTCTGAGCGTAAGAGTTATCGGCTAGTTAAAAAATGCGAGCTCTTTATTGATTTCTGGCTGAAGCTGCGTTTTCATGTTGAGGTCACAGTAATTTTTGTCTAGACGAAAAGGATTTATGTATGGCCGTAACAAATTACTGTAGCAGCAACGACAGTCAAAACATCAATTTACTTATCGAAAGTGAATTTATAACTGTCGTTTCATCATTTACTTACATTTTCTGACAGAattctaaatattttcttttggcGAAGTAATAAATCGGAACGATACGGAAGAGATTCGATCTTATTTTGTGTGTCGCCATAATTTTGCAGGAATCGTTGTCACATTACAATATCTGCATTGCACAATTTTTTTGCATTGTTTTCCTCGTGTGACTCGCAGtcattataatatttgttataaggAAGTGGATAAGATTCTGGGTAATTCCTAGTAAATCTAGTAATTTATTAAGATGTCGGTAATACAATCGGGGATGAATCTAGATGAAAATGTGACAGTTATGaaatcttaaaataatttgtgaaaACTAGTTTACAAATCTTCAGatcttcacattttttaatttgcacgtTTACtggtttacaaaattataaatctatTTTACAAGCGGATGAAACTATAATTAGACTGACTACCTCTTCAAAATTTTAGCATataaatcataaaaaaaattttaaataatataacaaaagattcacaaatttattcAAACTCGGACAACAAATCATAGGTATAAAAATCTCGCAACAGGATGTGGTTTCTCATTTTGACAGTATTAAATTAAAGTCTAAacgatttaaaatgaaaaaatttttatcgttgaaaaaagtgaaaaatttgataCAGGAAATGCGTAAAATGTCATTTAAGATTTAATACTTTTCTGGCTTTTagattttcttattttcctgtATAAACTGATTGGAAAATAACAGATGGTCACGTGGCATGTTAAGTTTTTCTAAGAAGATCATCAAAATGCAGGGAAAACTACCAGCAGGAATATTTAGTAGTTCTACTGAAATTTCGTAATGATATTTTTTTGGAAATGCTTTGAAAttacaatatataattttctGATAAATACATTAATCCCCATTAactgaaattatattaaataacataaattatattagttttatattagtataaattatattactaataatattagtagatATGTaccataatttatattaaatccgTAATCGatgaattattttgataaaatgttCGACCACTTTTTACTCGAACCGTGAAGTGTTTCCTAATACGTCTAAAATGGCGGGATATTCAAAAcgttcgttccgcatagtccaCCTCGTATTTTCAATCCGATCGTACGCGTCCCTGTTAAgtaaaatcattaaatattatCGCATTTAGAAATTATATCAATAGTAATTTCCAATAGTTTTTGCTTGAA
Proteins encoded in this window:
- the LOC100881418 gene encoding hydroxyacylglutathione hydrolase, mitochondrial isoform X6 — encoded protein: MNLTIFYGSADTSCFLVILRSYQATRNFSTNGFYATNRVGTVITQVNMKVQILPALQDNYMYLIIDEASQEAAIVDPVDPDSVVSAVQQNNVNLTKVLTTHHHWDHAGGNAKLCKKFNNLQVYGGDDRIEALTCKVKHDDTFNIGRLQVKCLATPCHTSGHICYYVTGDQDPPSVFTGDTLFAGGCGRFFEGTAEQMYKALITVLGSLPDETKVYCGHEYTGNNLKFGKFVEPENEAIRQKMEWVRIQREKNYPTVPSTIQEEKLTNPFMRVHEQSVMDHTEQKDPIQTMAFLRREKDNFKG
- the LOC100881418 gene encoding hydroxyacylglutathione hydrolase, mitochondrial isoform X5, translated to MAMINAIVRACPTWVESTLTCLYFKARNFSTNGFYATNRVGTVITQVNMKVQILPALQDNYMYLIIDEASQEAAIVDPVDPDSVVSAVQQNNVNLTKVLTTHHHWDHAGGNAKLCKKFNNLQVYGGDDRIEALTCKVKHDDTFNIGRLQVKCLATPCHTSGHICYYVTGDQDPPSVFTGDTLFAGGCGRFFEGTAEQMYKALITVLGSLPDETKVYCGHEYTGNNLKFGKFVEPENEAIRQKMEWVRIQREKNYPTVPSTIQEEKLTNPFMRVHEQSVMDHTEQKDPIQTMAFLRREKDNFKG
- the LOC100881418 gene encoding transmembrane protein 104 isoform X2 encodes the protein MPEQNLNDQYSTWVGLIYIFNLIVGTGALTLPAVFSRAGWALGLSVILILAFISFITVTFVIEVMASANAIITWRHIQHRKHMLQTLGESGPSNSDSEDTPLVTPFASSPDRADMTYRYYVIRDKIEMGQMASIFFNKIGITLFYICFAVYLYGDLSIYGAAVAKSLADVACTYQPLNLTCNDTIPDTELCWEEFSFNRLDAYRIFLSIFVFLLGPFVFFNIQKTKYLQFLTSAMRWLAFTIMIVYALKNLLIHGAQGNPPTANIMARNFSTNGFYATNRVGTVITQVNMKVQILPALQDNYMYLIIDEASQEAAIVDPVDPDSVVSAVQQNNVNLTKVLTTHHHWDHAGGNAKLCKKFNNLQVYGGDDRIEALTCKVKHDDTFNIGRLQVKCLATPCHTSGHICYYVTGDQDPPSVFTGDTLFAGGCGRFFEGTAEQMYKALITVLGSLPDETKVYCGHEYTGNNLKFGKFVEPENEAIRQKMEWVRIQREKNYPTVPSTIQEEKLTNPFMRVHEQSVMDHTEQKDPIQTMAFLRREKDNFKG
- the LOC100881418 gene encoding hydroxyacylglutathione hydrolase, mitochondrial isoform X7; amino-acid sequence: MKVQILPALQDNYMYLIIDEASQEAAIVDPVDPDSVVSAVQQNNVNLTKVLTTHHHWDHAGGNAKLCKKFNNLQVYGGDDRIEALTCKVKHDDTFNIGRLQVKCLATPCHTSGHICYYVTGDQDPPSVFTGDTLFAGGCGRFFEGTAEQMYKALITVLGSLPDETKVYCGHEYTGNNLKFGKFVEPENEAIRQKMEWVRIQREKNYPTVPSTIQEEKLTNPFMRVHEQSVMDHTEQKDPIQTMAFLRREKDNFKG
- the LOC100882467 gene encoding uncharacterized protein LOC100882467 isoform X2, which codes for MSDESEYDVEPEEFDIYKRKYQLLLDRCEVLQQENERLVYRIQRVRKLLKRTRKEKKFLIDRLDQHGDRWREAPMGVLEENNIFQVTTKPEKTKAAAHNSKEEKTKKVTKRKGAKTDPNAPKRPANPFFQFCQEQRPRVMERLAGEPEPSKQELTRQLATTWKSLSSEDKKVYYDMYERSKEKYVAEMQIYNKKSEDTPNQMSLNIT
- the LOC100882467 gene encoding uncharacterized protein LOC100882467 isoform X1 encodes the protein MSDESEYDVEPEEFDIYKRKYQLLLDRCEVLQQENERLVYRIQRVRKLLKRTRKEKKFLIDRLDQHGDRWREAPMGVLEENNIFQVTTKPEKTKAAAHNSKEEKTKKVTKRKGAKTDPNAPKRPANPFFQFCQEQRPRVMERLAGEPEPSKQELTRQLATTWKSLSSEDKKVCIRKKVTYTFPLFALHIYHSYSLPGILRHVRTIQRKICC